A genome region from Candidatus Methylomirabilota bacterium includes the following:
- a CDS encoding amidase, whose amino-acid sequence MSPDPVFVPVRRLAEWVRARRVSPVALAETFLERLETLGPKYNAVVTVTRERALEEAARAEREIAAGRYRGLLHGIPYGAKDLLATGGGIPTSWGAAPLRGQTFDEDATVIRKLADAGAVLLGKLAMVELAGGMGYRQPHASFTGPGVNPWNVTAWSGGSSSGSGSAVAAGLVPFAIGSETWGSILSPAGNCGITGLRPTYGRVSRHGAMALAWTLDKIGPLGRSADDCGLVLDAIAGPDPADPTTTARPFRYDASDPPGRRFRFAVPARVTEPCDADVRASFARSLDELARIGTVEEVEFPDLPYEQVTRTILQVEAASAFEDLVEQGVIAELTAPEDRYQAYARDAILAKDYLKALRLRGIVAREVDRLLARFDAVVAPGRAVVASPLDQEFRSAAGGSLPDLVGAIGNGAGLPAVAVPNGFGDRGLPTSLQFMGRAYEENRVLAAARAFQARTDWHERRPPV is encoded by the coding sequence GTGAGCCCGGATCCCGTGTTCGTGCCCGTGCGGCGGCTCGCCGAGTGGGTGCGGGCGCGCCGGGTCTCGCCGGTCGCCCTGGCCGAGACGTTCCTCGAGCGGCTCGAGACCCTCGGGCCGAAGTACAACGCGGTCGTCACCGTGACGCGGGAGCGTGCGCTCGAGGAGGCGGCTCGCGCGGAGCGCGAGATCGCCGCGGGCCGCTACCGGGGCCTCCTTCACGGGATCCCCTACGGCGCCAAGGACCTCCTGGCCACCGGCGGCGGCATCCCGACCTCCTGGGGCGCGGCCCCCTTGCGGGGCCAGACCTTCGACGAGGACGCGACGGTCATCCGGAAGCTGGCGGACGCCGGGGCCGTCCTCCTCGGCAAGCTGGCGATGGTCGAGCTGGCCGGTGGCATGGGGTACCGCCAGCCCCACGCCTCCTTCACGGGACCGGGCGTCAACCCCTGGAACGTCACCGCCTGGAGCGGCGGCTCGTCCAGCGGGTCGGGCTCCGCCGTCGCCGCCGGGCTCGTGCCCTTCGCGATCGGCTCGGAGACGTGGGGCTCGATCCTCTCGCCGGCGGGCAACTGCGGGATCACCGGGCTCCGCCCGACCTACGGCCGCGTCAGTCGCCACGGGGCGATGGCGCTGGCGTGGACGCTCGACAAGATCGGGCCGCTCGGCCGCTCCGCGGACGACTGCGGGCTCGTCCTCGACGCCATCGCCGGACCCGATCCCGCCGATCCCACGACGACCGCCCGGCCGTTTCGCTACGACGCCTCCGATCCCCCGGGCCGGCGCTTCCGGTTCGCGGTGCCGGCGCGCGTGACGGAGCCCTGCGACGCCGACGTCCGGGCGAGCTTCGCCCGCTCGCTCGACGAGCTCGCGCGCATCGGCACGGTCGAGGAGGTCGAGTTCCCCGATCTCCCCTACGAGCAGGTCACGCGGACGATCCTCCAGGTCGAGGCGGCCAGCGCCTTCGAGGACCTCGTGGAGCAGGGCGTGATCGCCGAGCTCACGGCGCCCGAGGACCGCTACCAGGCCTACGCCCGCGACGCGATCCTCGCCAAGGACTACCTCAAGGCGCTCCGCCTCCGGGGCATCGTGGCCCGCGAGGTCGATCGGCTCCTCGCGCGGTTCGACGCCGTCGTGGCGCCCGGCCGAGCCGTGGTGGCCTCGCCGCTCGACCAGGAGTTTCGCAGCGCGGCCGGCGGGTCCCTGCCCGACCTCGTGGGCGCCATCGGCAACGGGGCCGGCCTCCCCGCCGTGGCCGTGCCGAACGGCTTCGGCGACCGGGGATTGCCGACCAGCCTCCAGTTCATGGGGCGGGCCTACGAGGAGAATCGGGTCCTGGCGGCGGCGCGCGCCTTTCAGGCCCGCACCGACTGGCACGAGCGGCGGCCGCCGGTC
- a CDS encoding ABC transporter permease — MSDADAAIGARLDTLEARPRPAGPRAGAVAGSAAWRLFARNRLAAAAVLVLALALMAAAAAPWLPLVDPDTVDTPNRLRSPFTAGHLLGTDEFGRDMLSRLVWGARISLLAGVGTAALAMLVGVALGIVGGYHTGWAEAIVMRLTDILMAFPYILLAIAIVAGLGPGLRNAMLAIAIVGFPFYTRLVRSVVLSVRSREFVEAARALGSPDAAILARHVLPHLLSPVIVAFSLDVGAKILATAGLSFLGLGTQPPTADWGSMLATGRQFVILRPHVALLPGLAIFAVVVAINLVGDALRDLLDPRMRAT, encoded by the coding sequence ATGAGTGACGCGGACGCGGCGATCGGCGCCCGGCTCGACACGCTCGAGGCGCGGCCCCGGCCCGCCGGCCCGCGCGCCGGTGCCGTGGCGGGATCCGCGGCGTGGCGGCTGTTCGCCCGGAACCGCCTGGCGGCTGCGGCCGTCCTGGTTCTGGCCCTCGCCCTGATGGCGGCCGCGGCCGCGCCCTGGCTGCCGCTGGTCGATCCCGACACGGTCGACACCCCGAACCGCCTCCGGTCTCCCTTCACAGCGGGCCACCTCCTGGGGACCGACGAGTTTGGCCGCGACATGCTGAGCCGCCTCGTGTGGGGTGCCCGGATCTCGCTCCTGGCCGGGGTCGGGACGGCCGCCCTCGCGATGCTCGTCGGGGTGGCGCTCGGGATCGTCGGCGGCTACCATACCGGCTGGGCCGAGGCGATCGTCATGCGGCTGACCGACATCCTGATGGCGTTTCCCTACATCCTCCTGGCGATCGCGATCGTCGCCGGACTGGGGCCGGGGCTCCGGAATGCCATGCTGGCCATCGCCATCGTCGGGTTTCCGTTCTACACGCGGCTGGTGCGAAGCGTGGTCCTCTCGGTCCGCAGCCGGGAGTTCGTCGAGGCGGCGCGGGCGCTCGGCAGCCCCGACGCGGCGATCCTCGCCCGCCACGTGCTGCCCCACCTGTTGTCGCCCGTGATCGTGGCCTTCAGCCTCGACGTCGGCGCGAAGATCCTGGCGACAGCGGGTCTCTCCTTCCTGGGCCTGGGAACCCAGCCGCCGACGGCGGACTGGGGCAGCATGCTGGCCACCGGGCGCCAGTTCGTCATCCTGCGGCCGCACGTCGCGCTCCTCCCCGGCCTCGCGATCTTCGCCGTGGTCGTCGCCATCAACCTGGTCGGGGATGCGCTCCGCGACCTCCTCGACCCGCGCATGCGCGCCACCTGA